In the Quercus lobata isolate SW786 chromosome 5, ValleyOak3.0 Primary Assembly, whole genome shotgun sequence genome, one interval contains:
- the LOC115993129 gene encoding uncharacterized protein LOC115993129 isoform X1 has product MTDNIDDDTITLVDNSVEKLPDHLLIEIFIRVPISDWAQISCVKKQWANLFRGECLWQAALIKTYPLAGQAKRWPGPIPRGLSRRRFTALYISKHSFALDGDIDELVGHTYLFLKEQLELSSMAPPSAILHGTIIGPCFCLPLICRDVLVLSMSKFMKFIALYLRLLSSPSSLNVPCSDNVCFNKDNLDQIYQFIACGKSNDRAHELASQIWLAVLDSLDENENTFCLLKSFAQEDDVFLPYPYSRSTKVQWRVFEKLFTDFRDCFSHVDYYDVLACAKNKFQPIPSAWLGY; this is encoded by the exons ATGACAGATAACATAGACGATGACACTATAACATTAGTTGATAATTCAGTTGAAAAGCTTCCTGATCATCTCCTGATAGAAATTTTCATTCGAGTTCCTATCTCAGATTGGGCACAAATATCTTGTGTGAAAAAGCAATGGGCTAATCTGTTTCGTGGAGAATGCTTGTGGCAAGCTGCTCTAATCAAGACTTATCCATTGGCTGGCCAAGCTAAAAGGTGGCCTGGACCTATCCCTCGAGGGTTGAGCAGAAG GAGATTCACAGCTTTATACATTAGTAAACACAGCTTTGCTCTTGATGGTGACATAGATGAGCTTGTTGGACAcacttatttgtttttgaaagagCAACTTGAACTTTCCTCAATGGCACCTCCGTCGGCAATCCTTCATGGAACCATAATTG GTCCTTGCTTCTGCCTTCCACTCATTTGCCGTGATGTACTTGTATTGTCAATGTCCAAATTTATGAAGTTTATTGCTTTGTATCTCCGTCTCTTATCAAGCCCATCATCCTTGAATGTTCCATGTAGTGATAATGTCTGTTTTAACAAAGACAATTTGGACCAAATCT ATCAATTTATTGCTTGTGGGAAATCAAATGACAGGGCCCATGAGCTTGCTTCGCAAATCTGGCTTGCTGTTCTTGACAGTTTGGATGAAAACGAGAACACATTTTGCTTGCTTAAAAGTTTTGCACAAGAGGATGAT GTTTTTCTCCCATACCCTTACTCAAGATCAACCAAAGTCCAATGGAGGGTGTTTGAAAAGCTCTTCACCGATTTCCGAGACTGCTTTAGTCATGTAGATTACTATGATGTATTGGCATGTGCCAAGAACAAGTTTCAGCCTATACCATCTGCTTGGTTAGGTTACTAG
- the LOC115993129 gene encoding uncharacterized protein LOC115993129 isoform X2, which yields MTDNIDDDTITLVDNSVEKLPDHLLIEIFIRVPISDWAQISCVKKQWANLFRGECLWQAALIKTYPLAGQAKRWPGPIPRGLSRRRFTALYISKHSFALDGDIDELVGHTYLFLKEQLELSSMAPPSAILHGTIIDQFIACGKSNDRAHELASQIWLAVLDSLDENENTFCLLKSFAQEDDVFLPYPYSRSTKVQWRVFEKLFTDFRDCFSHVDYYDVLACAKNKFQPIPSAWLGY from the exons ATGACAGATAACATAGACGATGACACTATAACATTAGTTGATAATTCAGTTGAAAAGCTTCCTGATCATCTCCTGATAGAAATTTTCATTCGAGTTCCTATCTCAGATTGGGCACAAATATCTTGTGTGAAAAAGCAATGGGCTAATCTGTTTCGTGGAGAATGCTTGTGGCAAGCTGCTCTAATCAAGACTTATCCATTGGCTGGCCAAGCTAAAAGGTGGCCTGGACCTATCCCTCGAGGGTTGAGCAGAAG GAGATTCACAGCTTTATACATTAGTAAACACAGCTTTGCTCTTGATGGTGACATAGATGAGCTTGTTGGACAcacttatttgtttttgaaagagCAACTTGAACTTTCCTCAATGGCACCTCCGTCGGCAATCCTTCATGGAACCATAATTG ATCAATTTATTGCTTGTGGGAAATCAAATGACAGGGCCCATGAGCTTGCTTCGCAAATCTGGCTTGCTGTTCTTGACAGTTTGGATGAAAACGAGAACACATTTTGCTTGCTTAAAAGTTTTGCACAAGAGGATGAT GTTTTTCTCCCATACCCTTACTCAAGATCAACCAAAGTCCAATGGAGGGTGTTTGAAAAGCTCTTCACCGATTTCCGAGACTGCTTTAGTCATGTAGATTACTATGATGTATTGGCATGTGCCAAGAACAAGTTTCAGCCTATACCATCTGCTTGGTTAGGTTACTAG
- the LOC115991461 gene encoding uncharacterized protein LOC115991461, with product MANFDSTRVSYSSLSKVVEKDNNNAQFHYIDDYTDSPWDSNSKKSSPPDHVFYEDDFAVDGEEGYDSSDDTHNSVQPYNNNNNSMHHPEVNLKNVLNGIFAIVTGRGKLPSFISNQQSLLPTSNVSFLGSAKDGDSLLNSSVYIPSAPPLLEPSGSSGVNYSVYKDVLEAEPPDWLPDSSTTVCMQCTAPFTALTRGRHHCRFCGGVFCKVCTKGRCLLPVKFRERDPQRVCDACYDRLDPLQGVLINSISNAVQVAKHDVIDWTCTRGWLNLPLGLSMEHEIYKASNTLRSYCQVARLNPDKSIPLAILKGAKGLAILTVAKAGVLLSYKLGTGLVISRRSDGSWSAPSAIFSVGLGWGAQIGGELMDFIIVLHDSKAVKTFCSRMHFSLGAGCSAAAGPVGRVLEADLRAGDRGSGMCYTYSCSKGAFVGVSLEGNVVATRMDTNLRFYGDPYLTTSDILLGMVSRPKAAEPLYAALEDLFSSLR from the exons ATGGCAAACTTTGATTCAACCAGGGTTTCTTATTCTTCACTTTCTAAGGTTGTTGAAAAGGATAATAATAATGCCCAATTCCACTATATTGATGACTACACTGACTCTCCATGGGACTCAAACTCAAAAAAGTCCTCTCCACCGGATCACGTGTTTTATGAGGATGATTTTGCTGTTGATGGAGAAGAAGGATATGATTCAAGCGATGACACTCATAATTCAGTGCAaccttataataataataataatagcatgCATCATCCTGAGGTTAACTTGAAGAATGTGCTCAATGGTATATTTGCCATTGTGACTGGCCGGGGCAAACTTCCAAGTTTCATTTCAAATCAGCAGTCGCTACTCCCTACTTCAAATGTTTCATTTCTTGGGTCTGCAAAGGATGGTGATTCCTTGTTGAACTCCTCCGTTTACATACCTAGTGCCCCACCACTCCTTGAGCCCAGTGGATCAAGTGGGGTTAATTATAGTGTTTACAAGGATGTATTGGAGGCTGAACCTCCTGACTGGCTGCCGGATAGTTCTACTACAGTTTGCATGCAGTGCACTGCTCCTTTCACTGCACTTACTCGTGGCAGACATCATTGTCGGTTTTGTGGAGGAGTTTTCTGCAAAGTATGTACCAAGGGGAGGTGTTTGTTACCTGTTAAGTTCAGGGAGAGGGATCCCCAGAGGGTCTGTGATGCTTGCTATGATAGGCTTGATCCATTACAGGGTGTTCTTATTAACAGCATCAGCAATGCCGTGCAAGTAGCAAAGCATGATGTGATAGATTGGACTTGCACAAGAGGATGGTTGAATCTTCCACTTGGTTTGTCTATGGAACATGAGATATACAAGGCCTCCAATACTTTGAGAAGCTATTGCCAG GTTGCTAGGTTGAATCCTGACAAGTCAATACCCttagcaattttgaaaggagcaAAAGGCCTGGCAATTTTAACTGTAGCTAAAGCTGGTGTTCTACTTTCTTACAAACTTGGCACAGGCTTGGTCATTTCTCGAAGGTCAGATGGATCATGGTCTGCCCCATCGGCCATATTCTCTGTTGGTTTAGGATGGGGTGCTCAG ATTGGAGGAGAGCTCATGGACTTCATAATTGTGCTTCATGATTCAAAAGCTGTGAAGACATTTTGTAGTCGCATGCATTTTTCTCTTGGTGCTGGTTGTAGTGCTGCAGCTGGACCTGTAGGGAGAGTGCTGGAAGCAGATCTTCGTGCTGGAGATAGAGGTTCTGGAATGTGCTATACATACAGTTGTAGCAAAG GCGCATTTGTGGGAGTGTCATTGGAAGGGAATGTTGTTGCAACAAGGATGGATACCAATTTACGTTTTTATGGTGATCCTTATCTCACCACATCAGACATTCTTCTTGGGATGGTGAGCAGACCAAAGGCTGCTGAGCCCTTGTATGCCGCACTTGAAGACCTATTCTCCAGTCTACGGTGA